One window from the genome of Planctomycetota bacterium encodes:
- a CDS encoding glycoside hydrolase family 5 protein: MKLPLLLTCLTVLAFATPSFAQQRDLLDGFRRGINLSHWYAQTMVGHYDESHLSTYFTEADAQKVADMGFDHVRLTLNQTVLFDADNPGTLNAGRLELMRPRVRWFLDRDVNVIIDLHPDDHYKEALLQAEHADAFVKDWRALAEAFADMPVEHLAFEIMNEPKPQWEVGPWSELQGRALAAIREVAPDHTVVVNAGDWTGVDSLPKMTPYDDPNVLYTFHFYGPFFYTHQSASWAPKPVEGMADVPWLMDPDTPDEVIRGMVSSDEGFEWLRGAVTRGDFTIERMRGDFDDLAAWAEQHDVPVYLGEFGVYTKAGKREHRLAWLEFVRTEAESRGWGWAMWDYAGGFRVVEGEDRTPDEELLEALGL; encoded by the coding sequence ATGAAACTCCCGCTCCTCCTGACCTGTCTGACAGTTCTCGCCTTCGCCACCCCGTCCTTCGCCCAACAGCGTGACCTGCTCGACGGCTTCCGCCGCGGCATCAACCTGTCGCACTGGTACGCCCAAACCATGGTCGGCCACTACGACGAGTCGCACCTCTCGACATACTTCACCGAGGCAGACGCGCAGAAGGTCGCTGATATGGGCTTCGACCACGTCCGGCTCACGCTCAACCAGACTGTCCTCTTCGACGCGGACAACCCCGGGACGCTCAACGCCGGCCGGTTGGAGCTGATGCGGCCCCGGGTGCGGTGGTTCCTCGATCGCGACGTCAACGTGATCATCGACCTGCACCCCGACGACCACTACAAGGAAGCGCTGCTGCAGGCAGAGCACGCCGACGCATTCGTGAAGGACTGGCGGGCATTGGCCGAGGCGTTTGCGGACATGCCGGTGGAGCACTTGGCGTTCGAGATCATGAACGAGCCGAAGCCGCAGTGGGAGGTCGGGCCGTGGTCCGAGCTTCAAGGCCGGGCCCTCGCCGCAATCCGCGAGGTCGCACCGGACCACACCGTCGTCGTCAACGCCGGCGATTGGACCGGCGTCGACTCGCTTCCGAAGATGACGCCTTACGACGACCCGAACGTGCTTTACACGTTCCACTTCTACGGGCCGTTCTTCTACACGCACCAGTCCGCGTCATGGGCACCCAAGCCGGTCGAGGGAATGGCCGACGTCCCCTGGCTGATGGACCCCGACACGCCCGACGAGGTCATCCGCGGCATGGTCAGCAGCGACGAGGGCTTCGAATGGCTGCGCGGCGCGGTCACGCGTGGCGACTTCACGATCGAGAGAATGCGTGGCGACTTCGACGACCTCGCGGCTTGGGCCGAGCAGCATGACGTGCCGGTCTACCTTGGCGAGTTCGGCGTCTACACCAAGGCCGGCAAGCGTGAGCACCGGCTCGCATGGCTCGAGTTCGTCCGCACCGAGGCCGAGTCACGCGGCTGGGGCTGGGCGATGTGGGACTACGCCGGCGGCTTCCGCGTCGTCGAGGGCGAGGATCGTACGCCGGACGAGGAGTTGCTCGAAGCGCTGGGGCTATGA
- the truA gene encoding tRNA pseudouridine(38-40) synthase TruA: protein MRLRLTLAYRGTHFHGWQEQVEGLRTVQREVRHALQQVVRHPVTVVGSSRTDAGVHAKGQVARFDTHMTQIPLEGMRKALNAKLPVDVLAVRIDHAADDFDTIGDTIDKRYQYQIWTGDDRNLFLHDLAFHRRGVSDLAAMRAAAGNLVGTHDFASFAKPGHGREHTVRTITDCTVSRRGQRIVIGVEGTGFLWNQVRIIAGTLAEVGRGKIDPDSIPDVLAAQDRTAAGPTAPAHGLFLQWIRHRTTSAKPATESADATGG from the coding sequence ATGCGTCTCCGACTCACACTCGCCTACCGCGGCACGCACTTCCACGGCTGGCAGGAACAGGTCGAAGGGCTTCGCACCGTCCAACGGGAGGTCCGGCACGCGTTGCAGCAAGTGGTCAGGCATCCGGTCACGGTCGTCGGTTCCAGCCGGACCGACGCCGGCGTTCACGCCAAAGGGCAAGTCGCGCGGTTCGATACACACATGACGCAGATTCCCCTTGAGGGGATGCGCAAGGCGCTCAACGCGAAACTGCCCGTCGATGTGCTCGCCGTTCGTATCGATCACGCGGCGGATGACTTCGACACCATCGGCGACACGATCGACAAGCGGTATCAGTACCAGATATGGACAGGCGACGATCGCAACCTCTTTCTGCACGATCTGGCGTTCCATCGGCGTGGCGTTTCAGACCTTGCCGCGATGCGAGCCGCCGCCGGAAATCTGGTCGGGACCCACGACTTCGCGAGCTTCGCCAAGCCCGGCCATGGCCGCGAGCACACCGTCCGCACCATCACTGACTGCACCGTGAGCCGACGTGGTCAGCGGATCGTGATCGGCGTCGAGGGCACCGGTTTTCTCTGGAATCAGGTCCGCATCATCGCCGGCACACTCGCCGAGGTCGGCCGCGGCAAGATCGACCCCGACTCGATACCGGACGTGCTCGCCGCCCAGGACCGAACCGCCGCCGGCCCGACCGCGCCGGCTCATGGGTTGTTTCTCCAGTGGATTCGCCATCGCACGACCTCTGCAAAGCCGGCCACGGAATCCGCCGATGCAACCGGTGGGTAA
- a CDS encoding DEAD/DEAH box helicase has protein sequence MTDKAKHPPLPEAFEKLGVRPSVLKGLAEAKFSEPSEIQALVIPEALKGVDILGQARTGTGKTAAFAIPLLQLAEPGVATQAIVLVPTRELCIQVVEEVERLGKHSDIRATATYGGERITAQEKRLKHHPEIIVGTPGRVIDLYKRRILDFHDVRFAVLDEVDRMFDIGFRDDMKYLLGKIRDDRKHIGNEHPLQTIFVSATIAGEVERLARRNMRDDKVVKLIAPGADDKPTVENVTQEYFSVEGWDKYQLLRKLFKREEPEMAIIFTRTKRTAEKIAKRMKEDDINVREIHGNLNQSQREKVMKQFRDGKVRALVATDLASRGIDVADVSHIINYDVPEDPEAYVHRIGRTARMGASGKAFTFIGKDQGDELTKIENLINMLIPQGQVEGFKATPEPRTNRSGRSARPEVETKPDPQPEEPKPKRRYAGRVARTRRRR, from the coding sequence GTGACCGATAAAGCGAAACACCCGCCGCTGCCCGAGGCGTTTGAAAAACTTGGCGTTCGACCTTCCGTGCTCAAGGGGCTTGCCGAGGCGAAGTTCTCCGAGCCCAGCGAGATTCAGGCGCTGGTGATTCCCGAAGCTCTCAAGGGCGTGGACATCCTCGGCCAAGCCCGCACCGGGACCGGCAAGACCGCGGCCTTCGCGATCCCGCTGCTCCAACTCGCCGAGCCCGGCGTCGCCACACAGGCGATCGTCCTGGTGCCGACCCGCGAGCTCTGCATCCAAGTCGTCGAGGAAGTCGAACGCCTCGGCAAGCACTCCGACATCCGCGCCACCGCCACCTACGGCGGCGAACGCATCACCGCCCAGGAGAAACGCCTCAAGCACCACCCCGAGATCATCGTCGGCACACCCGGTCGCGTGATCGATCTCTACAAGCGGCGCATCCTCGACTTCCACGATGTCCGCTTTGCCGTCCTCGACGAGGTCGATCGCATGTTCGACATCGGCTTCCGCGACGACATGAAATACCTGCTCGGCAAGATCCGAGACGACCGCAAGCACATCGGCAACGAGCATCCGCTGCAGACGATCTTCGTCAGCGCGACGATCGCTGGCGAAGTCGAACGGCTGGCCCGACGAAACATGCGTGACGACAAGGTCGTGAAGCTCATCGCCCCGGGTGCCGACGACAAGCCGACCGTCGAGAATGTCACGCAGGAGTACTTCTCCGTCGAGGGCTGGGACAAATACCAACTGCTGCGCAAGCTCTTCAAGCGTGAGGAGCCGGAGATGGCGATCATCTTCACCCGCACCAAGCGGACGGCCGAGAAGATCGCCAAGCGGATGAAGGAAGACGACATCAACGTCCGCGAGATTCACGGCAACCTCAACCAGTCGCAACGCGAAAAGGTCATGAAGCAGTTCCGCGACGGCAAGGTCCGTGCCTTGGTCGCGACCGACCTGGCCAGCCGTGGCATCGACGTCGCCGACGTCTCGCACATCATCAACTACGACGTGCCCGAAGACCCCGAGGCGTACGTCCACCGCATCGGCCGAACCGCCCGCATGGGCGCCAGCGGCAAGGCGTTCACGTTCATCGGCAAGGACCAGGGCGACGAGCTGACCAAGATCGAGAACTTGATCAACATGCTCATCCCCCAGGGCCAGGTCGAGGGTTTCAAGGCCACCCCCGAACCCCGCACCAACCGCAGCGGCCGATCGGCCCGGCCCGAGGTCGAGACCAAGCCCGACCCACAACCCGAAGAGCCCAAACCGAAACGCCGCTACGCCGGCCGGGTCGCGCGGACACGTCGGCGGCGCTAA